The Phyllopteryx taeniolatus isolate TA_2022b chromosome 9, UOR_Ptae_1.2, whole genome shotgun sequence genome contains a region encoding:
- the flnbl gene encoding filamin-B isoform X1 has translation MPTAEKDLADDAPWKKIQQNTFTRWINEHLKCANKRIVDLQLDLGDGLRLIALLEVLSQQKMHRRIHPRPNFRQMKLENVSVALEFLDNENVKLVSIDSKAIVDGNLKLILGLVWTLILHYSISMPMLEGDDSESESKTPKQRLLGWIQNKVPDMPITNFHQDWRTGRALGALVDGCAPGLCPDWETWDPVKPVENATEAMRLADDWLGIPQVIAPEEIIDPQVDEMSVMTYLSQFPKGKLKPGAPLKPKLNPKKARAYGPGIEPTGNRVLRPAVFTVDTFSAGQGQVTVYLDHPDGTRQELKVEPNDAKKTYNVSYVPQVVGTHKVTVLFVGQPIPKSPFEVGVDKALGDASKVAVKGPGIEPVGNVANKSTYFDIYTAGAGTGDVTVMIKDPQGLHNVVEAMMEDKGDNLYRCTYRPTQAGLHALAVTFGGAAVPKSPFSVDVGPACLPAACRATGRGLQATGMRVQQVGDFKVDTKNAGTGELKILVKDPKGVEGSVKQISRQDGVHAFEYYPLSTGKHTICIAWGGQHIPKSPFEVVVGSEAEAQQIRAWGPGLEGGVVAKPAIFVVESVGNDVGVLGFAIEGPSQAKIECEDQNDGSCDVRYWPTEPGEYAVHVTCDDDDIEHSPFIAYILPDRLSNYPDKVQAFGPGLEKSGCLVAQPTEFTVNAKDAGNGPLKIMAQDAEGLPVEVKVRSKGEGQYSCSYTPASGLKHTLAVVWGGVSVPGSPFRVNVGKGSHPSQVKVFGPGVERTGPKANEPTHFTVDCSGAGEGDVSVGIKCHSNMVGDREADVDFDIIPNANDTFTVKYIPPAAGQLTVKVLFTDKEVPQSPFLVNVDPSHNAAKVKAEGPGLARTGVESRIPTHFTALTKGAGKAPLDVSFSSPVKDYDIIDNYDYSHTVKYTPVTPGPMTIAVTFGGDPIAKSPFTVGVAEPLNLNNVGVDNLEGRVEVGQEQHFLVDVKGAGGQGRLEVEVLSPSQRSVPYKVEPQPGKDEVRRVRYTPTEEGVYAVNVSYDGHPIPGSPFPVEGLLPPDPSKVKAHGPGLKGGFVGNQAEFTIDTKGAGTGGLGLTVEGPTEAKIECSDNGDGTCSVSYLPTEPGEYLVNIQFEEVHIPGSPFRADIQMPFDPSKVVATGSGLNKAKVGEPSVVNVDCSRAGRGQLSLEAVPDTSTASAPAGVKAKTEVVDNKDGTYTVTYVPLISGMYTLLLKYGGKAVPGFPAKVMAVPAVDVSKVKVSGRGVDGKGIFREATATFMVDARPLGREGGKSVKAEIRNPSGALTDCLVKDKNDGTYSVEYTPYENGEHSVQVLYEDVPVLKNPARVCVSDGCDPSRVVATGPGLQKGLTDKTNSFNIITRGAGTGGLGITVEGPSESKMACKDNKDGSCSVDYVPSAPGLYDVNITYGGEHIPGSPFKVPVEDLVDPSKVKVSGPGVSPAVRANIPQMFTVDCSKAGLAPLAVTVGAPKGLSEPVEVTDNGDGTHTVSYTPSVDGTYSVAVQYAEDDVPRSPFHVRVLPTHDASKVLASGPGLKSEVLASFPVEFNIDAKQAGQGQLGVLITDQDGKPKLPTIHDNGDDAYKVSYVPDRAGRYTIVVKYGGDDILASPYKVQATVTGDANKCTTTGPKVGPREGLDQELFLLVDAKSAGEGKVNCVVVQPNGSEVDAQVTDNHDGTFDTLCTLLEPGDYVMYVRFGGENIPGSPFKVEATDAVPAMQERTSSQQQAAPSRVGFQPWLTSEDLADSGFRPFHMVIPFSFNRGKVTGEVLMPSGKSAQPLITDNLDGTVTVQYSPTEAGLHEMHIKYNGAHIPESPLQFYVNRSSSPSVSAYGPGLSYGVANKTAAFTVNTEDAAEGGLDLAIEGPSKADISCVDNKDGTCSVTYLPTLPGDYNILVKYNDEHIAGSPFTARITEDKQRRSQVKLGSAADFFLNINETDLSLLSASIAAPSGREEPCLLKRMANNHVGISFIPREVGEHRVSITKNGRHVANSPISIMIVQSEIGDAGRVRAHGDGLVQGTTFADASFEVDTREAGYGGLALAIEGPSKVDIQTEDMEDGTCRVTYCPTEPGNYIVSIRFSEKHITGSPFTVQVTGEGRIRESITRKQGAAPVAGVGSICDLSLKIPALDMREVTSEVTCPSGATEPARLVAAGDDTYCVQFVPTEMGVHGVSVRYRGAHVPGSPFQFTVGPLGEGGAAKVKAGGPGLEGALVGEPAEFSIWTREAGAGGLSVAVEGPSRAEISFDDRKDGSCGVSYVAQEPGDYEIAIKFNEQHIPDSPYLVRVVAPPYDGQRPTVAGLQKSGLKVNQPASFNVSMEGAKGKPEAKVTGPSGAQEECVITHLEKDKYSIRFVPRERGLHTVDVKFGSQGRAASFTVMVGSPEHGGGEAALVSAYGAGLEGGTTGVQSEFIINNAAAGQGALAVTVEGPSKVQMECLEVAQGYKVLYTPMAPGSYVVAVKYGGPQHIAGSPFVAKVTGPPLVNVTNASVSSTLTLDPPAGTPEVGGGGGGSPASDASKVLSRGLGLSKAFVGQKSSFSVDCSKAGKNMLVVGVHGPQVPCEEVLVKHLGDLHYNVSYVLRQRGDYVLVVKWGEDHIPGSPFHVTVP, from the exons ATTCGAAAGCAATTGTGGACGGGAACCTGAAGCTGATCCTGGGTCTTGTGTGGACCCTCATCCTGCACTACTCCATCTCCATGCCCATGTTGGAGGGCGACGACAGCGAG TCCGAATCTAAGACCCCCAAGCAGCGTCTGCTGGGCTGGATCCAGAACAAAGTCCCCGACATGCCCATCACCAACTTTCACCAGGACTGGCGGACGGGGAGGGCGCTGGGGGCATTGGTGGACGGCTGCGCGCCAG gccTGTGTCCCGACTGGGAGACTTGGGATCCAGTGAAGCCGGTGGAGAACGCCACAGAAGCAATGCGGCTGGCTGACGACTGGCTGGGCATCCCTCAG gTGATCGCCCCCGAGGAGATCATCGACCCGCAGGTGGACGAGATGTCTGTGATGACGTACTTGTCTCAGTTCCCCAAAGGCAAATTGAAGCCCGGCGCTCCCCTCAAGCCCAAACTCAACCCCAAGAAGGCGCGAGCCTACGGGCCAG GTATCGAACCGACGGGCAACCGGGTGCTCCGCCCTGCCGTGTTCACGGTGGACACGTTCAGCGCCGGGCAGGGTCAAGTGACGGTCTATCTGGACCACCCGGACGGCACCAGACAAGAG CTGAAGGTGGAGCCCAACGATGCCAAGAAGACGTACAACGTCTCCTACGTCCCTCAAGTAGTTGGAACCCACAAG GTGACGGTGCTGTTTGTGGGCCAGCCCATCCCCAAGAGCCCCTTCGAGGTGGGTGTGGACAAAGCGCTGGGCGACGCCTCCAAGGTGGCGGTGAAAGGGCCGGGAATCGAACCAGTGGGCAATGTCGCCAACAAGTCCACGTACTTTGACATCTACACTGCAG GAGCCGGTACGGGAGACGTGACGGTGATGATCAAAGACCCGCAGGGCCTTCACAACGTCGTGGAGGCGATGATGGAGGACAAGGGCGACAACTTGTACCGCTGCACCTACCGGCCCACGCAGGCCGGCCTGCACGCGCTCGCCGTCACCTTCGGGGGCGCCGCTGTGCCAAAGAGTCCTTTCAGCGTGGACGTGGGACCAG CCTGCCTACCGGCCGCGTGCAGGGCAACTGGTCGTGGCCTGCAGGCGACGGGTATGAGGGTGCAACAAGTGGGCGACTTCAAGGTGGACACCAAGAACGCCGGCACTGGAGAACTGAAGATCCTCGTCAAAGACCCCA AGGGCGTCGAGGGAAGTGTGAAGCAGATCTCCAGGCAGGACGGAGTGCATGCGTTCGAGTATTACCCGCTCAGTACGGGCAAACACACCATCTGCATCGCCTGGGGCGGGCAGCACATCCCCAAGAG TCCGTTTGAGGTCGTTGTGGGTTCAGAGGCGGAAGCCCAGCAGATCCGGGCGTGGGGTCCCGGTCTGGAAGGGGGTGTCGTGGCTAAACCTGCCATTTTCGTGGTGGAGTCTGTGGGCAACGACGTTGGAGTCCTGG GCTTCGCCATCGAGGGTCCGTCCCAGGCCAAGATCGAGTGCGAGGACCAGAACGACGGCTCGTGCGACGTCCGCTACTGGCCCACGGAGCCGGGCGAGTACGCCGTCCACGTCACCTGTGACGATGACGACATCGAGCACAGCCCCTTCATAGCCTACATCCTGCCCGATCGCCTTAGCAACTACCCAGACAAG GTTCAAGCGTTCGGGCCCGGGCTGGAGAAGAGCGGCTGTCTGGTCGCCCAGCCCACAGAGTTCACCGTCAACGCTAAGGATGCTGGGAACGGACCGCTCAAGATCATGGCACAG GACGCTGAGGGTCTGCCTGTGGAGGTGAAGGTGCGCAGCAAAGGGGAGGGGCAGTACTCGTGCTCCTACACGCCCGCCTCGGGCCTCAAGCACACGCTGGCCGTGGTCTGGGGAGGGGTCAGCGTCCCCGGGAGCCCCTTCAGG gtgaacGTAGGCAAAGGCAGCCACCCGAGTCAGGTCAAAGTGTTTGGCCCGGGAGTGGAGCGGACGGGACCGAAGGCCAACGAGCCCACGCATTTCACCGTTGACTGTTCCGGAGCAGGCGAGG GTGACGTCAGCGTGGGCATCAAGTGTCACAGCAACATGGTGGGAGACCGGGAGGCCGACGTGGACTTTGACATCATCCCCAACGCCAACGACACGTTCACCGTCAAATACATCCCGCCCGCCGCGGGCCAGCTCACCGTTAAAGTGCTCTTCACTGACAAG GAAGTTCCTCAGAGTCCTTTCCTGGTCAACGTGGATCCCTCCCACAATGCAGCCAAGGTCAAAGCCGAGGGCCCCGGATTGGCTCGCACGG GCGTGGAGAGCCGAATACCGACTCACTTCACGGCCCTGACGAAAGGAGCGGGGAAAGCGCCGCTGGACGTTTCCTTCTCATCTCCTGTCAAAGATTATGACATCATCGACAACTACGACTACTCGCACACCGTCAAGTACACACCGGTCACCCCG GGCCCGATGACCATTGCGGTGACGTTCGGCGGAGACCCCATCGCAAAGAGTCCCTTCACGGTGGGCGTGGCGGAACCCCTGAACCTCAATAACGTGGGCGTGGACAACCTGGAAGGAC GTGTGGAGGTGGGCCAAGAGCAGCACTTCCTGGTTGACGTGAAGGGAGCGGGTGGTCAAGGACGCCTGGAGGTTGAGGTG CTGAGTCCCAGCCAGCGGTCTGTGCCGTATAAAGTGGAGCCGCAGCCCGGAAAAGATGAGGTGCGTCGGGTGCGTTACACCCCCACGGAAGAGGGGGTGTACGCTGTCAACGTGTCCTACGACGGACATCCAATCCCTGGGAGCCCCTTCCCCGTGGAGGGCCTGCTGCCTCCGGATCCTAGCAAG GTGAAGGCTCACGGACCGGGTCTGAAGGGAGGTTTTGTGGGGAACCAGGCCGAGTTCACCATTGACACCAAAGGAGCCGGCACAGGTGGTTTGGGTCTGACGGTGGAGGGACCCACAGAGGCCAAGATCGAGTGCTCTGATAACGGGGACGGGACCTGTTCGGTCTCTTACCTGCCCACGGAACCTGGAGAATATCTAGTCAACATCCAGTTCGAGGAGGTCCACATTCCGGGCTCACCCTTCCGTGCAGACATCCAGATGCCTTTTGACCCTAGCAAGGTGGTGGCCACTGGGTCGGGCCTGAACAAGGCCAAG GTAGGAGAGCCCAGTGTGGTCAACGTTGACTGCTCTCGTGCTGGACGCGGTCAACTCAGCCTGGAGGCCGTGCCAGACACGTCTACTGCTTCTGCACCTGCCg GTGTGAAAGCAAAGACTGAAGTGGTGGACAACAAAGACGGGACGTACACGGTCACCTACGTTCCTCTGATATCGGGTATGTACACCCTGCTGCTCAAGTACGGCGGCAAGGCCGTTCCTGGTTTCCCAGCCAAGGTGATGGCGGTCCCGGCCGTCGACGTCTCCAAAGTCAAAGTGTCCGGGCGTGGAGTGGATGGGAAAG GCATCTTCAGAGAAGCCACCGCCACGTTTATGGTGGATGCTCGCCCCTTGGGCCGGGAGGGTGGAAAAAGCGTCAAAGCGGAGATAAGGAACCCGTCCGGAGCCCTGACAGACTGCCTGGTCAAAGACAAGAACGACGGGACGTACAGCGTCGAATACACGCCCTATGAGAACG gtGAGCACAGTGTCCAGGTTCTCTATGAAGACGTACCAGTTCTAAAGAACCCAGCCAGGGTTTGCGTGTCTGACGGCTGCGACCCCAGCAGGGTGGTCGCCACGGGGCCGGGGCTCCAGAAGGGCCTGACCGACAAGACCAATTCCTTCAACATCATTACCAG GGGGGCGGGCACCGGTGGCCTGGGCATCACCGTCGAGGGTCCCTCAGAGTCCAAGATGGCGTGCAAAGACAACAAAGATGGCAGCTGCAGCGTGGACTACGTCCCCTCTGCGCCAGGCCTCTACGACGTCAACATCACCTACGGAGGGGAGCACATTCCCG GAAGTCCCTTCAAGGTCCCAGTGGAGGACCTTGTAGACCCCAGTAAAGTGAAGGTGTCTGGCCCGGGGGTGTCCCCGGCGGTCCGTGCCAACATCCCTCAGATGTTCACGGTGGATTGCAGTAAGGCGGGCTTGGCGCCTCTCGCCGTCACTGTGGGCGCCCCCAAAGGGTTGTCGGAGCCTGTGGAGGTGACGGACAACGGGGACGGCACCCACACGGTGTCTTACACGCCCTCCGTGGACGGCACCTACTCTGTGGCCGTACAGTACGCCGAAGATGACGTCCCCAGAAG TCCGTTTCATGTTCGGGTGCTTCCCACCCACGATGCCAGTAAAGTCCTAGCCAGTGGCCCCGGGCTGAAAAGCGAAGTCCTCGCCAGCTTCCCCGTGGAGTTCAACATCGACGCCAAGCAAGCGGGACAAGGCCAACTCGGCGTGCTCATCACA GATCAGGACGGCAAACCCAAGCTGCCCACGATCCACGACAACGGAGACGACGCGTACAAGGTGTCATACGTACCCGACCGCGCGGGTCGCTACACCATCGTCGTCAAGTACGGCGGCGACGACATCCTTGCCTCGCCTTACAAAGTCCAGGCCACCGTGACAGGAGATGCCAACAAGTGCACAACAACTG GGCCCAAGGTTGGCCCCAGGGAGGGCCTGGACCAGGAGCTGTTCCTCCTGGTCGACGCAAAGAGTGCGGGCGAAGGCAAGGTGAACTGCGTGGTGGTGCAGCCCAACGGCAGCGAGGTGGACGCCCAGGTGACGGACAACCACGACGGAACCTTCGACACTTTATGCACACTCCTGGAGCCTGGCGACTACGTCATGTACGTGCGTTTCGGCGGGGAGAACATTCCCGGCAGTCCCTTCAAAGTCGAG GCGACCGATGCGGTCCCCGCCATGCAAGAGCGGACGTCAAGCCAACAACAAGCCGCTCCATCAAGAGTTGGATTTCAGCCctgg TTGACGTCTGAAGACTTGGCCGACAGCGGGTTCAGACCCTTCCACATGGTCATTCCGTTCTCCTTCAACAGGGGCAAGGTCACAG GCGAGGTTCTCATGCCGTCGGGAAAGTCCGCTCAGCCGCTGATCACCGACAACCTGGACGGGACGGTCACGGTGCAGTACTCGCCCACCGAGGCCGGCCTGCATGAGATGCACATCAAGTACAACGGAGCGCACATTCCGG AGTCTCCTCTCCAGTTCTACGTGAACCGCTCCAGTAGTCCCAGCGTGTCTGCCTACGGTCCGGGCCTCAGCTACGGCGTGGCCAATAAGACTGCAGCGTTCACCGTCAACACGGAGGATGCGGCTGAAG GTGGTCTGGACCTGGCCATCGAGGGTCCGTCCAAGGCGGACATCAGCTGCGTGGACAACAAGGACGGCACGTGCAGCGTCACCTACCTTCCAACGCTGCCGGGAGATTACAACATCCTGGTCAAGTACAACGATGAGCACATTGCCGGCAGCCCGTTCACCGCCAGGATCACGG AGGACAAACAGCGCCGCTCTCAGGTGAAACTGGGCTCTGCGGCCGACTTCTTCCTGAACATCAACGAGACGGACCTGAGTCTCCTTAGCGCCAGCATCGCGGCGCCGTCCGGCCGCGAGGAGCCCTGCCTGCTCAAGAGGATGGCCAACAACCACGTGGGCATCTCCTTCATCCCCCGCGAGGTGGGCGAGCACCGGGTCAGCATCAccaagaacggacgccacgtggCCAACAGCCCCATCAGCATCATGATCGTCCAGTCCGAGATCGGAGACGCCGGGCGCGTCAGGGCGCACGGCGACGGACTCGTGCAGGGAACCACCTTCGCCGACGCCAGCTTTGAGGTGGACACGCGTGAGGCTG GTTACGGTGGGCTGGCTCTGGCCATCGAGGGTCCGAGTAAGGTGGACATCCAGACGGAGGACATGGAGGACGGAACGTGCCGTGTCACCTATTGTCCCACCGAGCCTGGAAACTACATCGTCTCCATTCGCTTCTCCGAGAAGCACATCACGG GAAGTCCGTTCACAGTGCAGGTGACGGGGGAGGGTCGCATCCGGGAGAGCATCACCCGCAAACAGGGGGCAGCGCCCGTCGCTGGCGTGGGCAGCATCTGTGACCTCAGCCTCAAGATACCAG CCCTGGACATGCGCGAGGTCACGTCCGAGGTGACGTGCCCGTCGGGCGCCACCGAGCCCGCCCGCCTGGTGGCCGCGGGCGACGACACCTACTGCGTTCAGTTCGTGCCCACCGAGATGGGCGTGCACGGGGTGAGCGTCAGGTACCGTGGCGCCCACGTGCCGGGCAGCCCCTTCCAGTTCACCGTGGGGCCGCTGGGCGAAGGCGGTGCCGCTAAAGTCAAAGCGGGAGGCCCGGGACTGGAGGGCGCGCTGGTGGGAGAACCAG CGGAGTTCAGTATCTGGACCAGAGAGGCCGGCGCCGGGGGTCTGTCTGTGGCCGTGGAGGGCCCCAGCAGGGCCGAGATCTCCTTCGATGATCGCAAAGACGGATCCTGCGGCGTCTCTTACGTGGCGCAGGAGCCcg GCGACTATGAGATCGCCATCAAATTCAACGAGCAGCACATCCCAGATAGTCCCTACCTGGTCCGCGTGGTGGCCCCCCCCTACGACGGCCAACGCCCGACCGTCGCCGGACTTCAG aaatCGGGTCTGAAGGTGAATCAGCCAGCGTCCTTCAACGTGTCGATGGAAGGAGCCAAAGGAAAACCGGAGGCCAAGGTCACCGGCCCCTCAGGAGCTCAGGAGGAGTGTGTCATCACTCACCTGGAAAAAG ACAAGTACTCGATCCGCTTCGTCCCCCGGGAGCGAGGCCTCCACACGGTGGACGTCAAGTTCGGCTCTCAGGGCCGCGCCGCTTCCTTCACCGTGATGGTCGGCTCGCCCGAACACGGCGGAGGAGAAGCCGCGCTGGTCTCGGCGTACGGCGCCGGACTGGAGGGAGGAACCACAG GCGTCCAGTCGGAGTTCATCATCAACAACGCGGCGGCGGGCCAGGGCGCGCTGGCCGTGACGGTGGAGGGGCCGTCCAAGGTTCAGATGGAGTGTCTGGAGGTGGCCCAGGGCTACAAGGTGCTCTACACGCCCATGGCGCCGGGTAGCTACGTCGTGGCCGTCAAGTACGGCGGGCCGCAGCACATCGCCGGCAGCCCCTTCGTGGCCAAAGTCACGG GTCCTCCTTTGGTGAACGTCACCAACGCCAGCGTGTCGTCCACGCTGACCCTCGACCCCCCCGCGGGAACGCCGGaggtcggcggcggcggcggcggctcgcCCGCCTCCGACGCCAGCAAGGTGCTGAGCCGAGGCCTGGGCCTCAGCAAGGCTTTCGTGGGCCAGAAGAGCAGCTTCTCGGTGGACTGCAGCAAGGCCG GTAAGAACATGCTGGTGGTGGGCGTGCACGGCCCCCAAGTCCCCTGCGAGGAGGTCCTCGTCAAGCACCTGGGCGACTTGCACTACAACGTCAGCTACGTGCTGCGCCAGCGCGGCGACTACGTCCTGGTGGTCAAGTGGGGCGAGGACCACATCCCCGGCTCGCCCTTCCACGTCACCGTGCCGTGA